The following is a genomic window from Crossiella equi.
GGCATACGTCGGTACGAATCGCGACACGATCGGCGGTATCCCGCTGGACATCGCCCGCCGACCGGAGTATCACTGGACCACGCATACGGTATGCAGTATGGGGAGCGAGTGGTGTGCGGTTCGCACGATCGTCGGCCTTCACCAGACTCACCACCAACGAATGCCCGGTTCCGCCCAGAGCTGGCGGCCGGGCGCGACGTGAGGAGATGACGCACCTATGGCGCAGACCGCCCAGGCACTGCCCCAGAGCGCCAGCACCCCGGTCGAGGTAACCGAGAGCAAGACCATCTCGGGCGGCCACCTGGTGGCAAAGGCTCTCAAAGCCGAAGGCGTCGACGTGGTGTTCACTCTGTGTGGCGGCCACATCATCGACATCTACGACGGCTGCGCGGACGAGGGCATCGAGCTCATCGACGTCCGCCACGAGCAGGTCGCCGCGCACGCCGCCGACGGCTACGCCCGCATCACCGGCAAGCCCGGCTGTGCGGTCGTCACCGCCGGACCGGGCACCACCGACGCGGTGACCGGCGTGGCCAACGCGCTGCGCGCGGAGAGCCCGATGCTGCTGATCGGCGGGCAGGGCGCGCTGACCCAGCACAAGATGGGCTCGCTGCAGGACCTGCCGCACGTGGACATGATGACCCCGATCACCAAGTTCGCGGCCACCGTGCCGGACACCGCGCGCGCCGCGGACATGGTCTCCATGGCCTTCCGCGAGTGCTACGCGGGCGCCCCGGGCCCGGCCTTCCTGGAGATCCCCCGCGACGTGCTCGACGCCTCGGTCCCGGTGGAGAAGGCCCGCATTCCCCGGGAAGGCGCCTACCGCGCGTCCACCCGCTCGCTCGGTGACCCGGCCGACGTCGAGAGGCTGGCCGACCTGCTGGTGAAGTCGGAGAAGCCGTGCATCCTGCTCGGCAGCCAGGTCTGGACCACGCGGGGCACCGACGCCGCGCTGGACCTGGTGCGGGGCCTCAACATCCCGGCCTACATGAACGGCGCGGGCCGCGGCACCCTGCCGCCCGGCGACCCGCACCACTACCAGCTCTCCCGCCGCTACGCCTTCACCAACGCGGATCTGATCATCATCGTGGGCACGCCCTTCGACTTCCGTATGGGCTACGGCAAGCGCCTGTCCGCCGCCGCCACCGTGGTGCAGATCGACCTGGACTACCGCACGGTCGGCAAGAACCGCGACGTCGACCTGGGTATCGTCGGCGACGCCGGTCTGGTGCTCGCCCAGGTCTTCGCCGCCACCACGGGCCGCACCAACAACGGCGCGGCCAACCGCAAGGCGTGGCTGGAGGAGCTGCGCGCGGTGGAGGAGCAGTCCCTGGCCAAGCGGATGCCGCGCCAGCTGTCCACCGCCAACCCGATCGACCCGTACCGCCTGGTGCACGAGATCAACGAGTTCCTCACCGAGGATTCGATCTACATCGGCGACGGCGGGGACATCGTCACCTTCTCCGGTCAGGTCGTACAGCCCAAGTCCCCCGGCCACTGGATGGACCCGGGCCCACTGGGCACCCTCGGCGTCGGCATCCCGTTCGTGCTGGCCGCCAAGTACGCCCGCCCGGACAAGGAGGTCGTCGCGCTCTTCGGGGACGGTGCCTTCTCCCTGACCGGCTGGGACTTCGAGACCCTGGTCCGCTACAACCTGCCATTCGTGGGCATCGTGGGCAACAACTCCTCGATGAACCAGATCCGCTACGGCCAGGCCGCCAAGTACGGGCAGGACCGCGCCCGCCTGGGCAACACCCTGGGCGATGTCAAGTACGACCAGTTCGCCAAGATGCTCGGCGGCTACGGCGAGGAGGTCCGCGACCCCGCCGACATCCGCCCCGCGCTGGAGCGCGCCCGCTCCTCGGGCCTGCCCTCGCTGGTCAACGTGTGGGTCGACCCCGACGTGTACGCGCCGGGCACGATGAACCAGACCATGTACAAGTAGGGGGAAACCACCATGGCACAGGCACTTGACGGTGTTCGCGTCCTGGACATGACCCACGTGCAGTCCGGTCCCTCGGCCACCCAGATCCTGGCCTGGCTCGGCGCCGACGTGGTCAAGCTGGAGGCACCCACCGGCGACATCACCCGCAAGCAGCTCCGCGACCTCCCCGAGGTCGACAGCCTCTACTTCACGATGCTCAACTGCAACAAGCGCAGCATCACGCTGAACATGAAGTCCGGGGCGGGCAAGGAGCTGTTCACCAAGCTCGTGTCCGATGTGGACATCCTGGTGGAGAACTTCGGTCCGGGCGCGGTGGACCGGATGGGCTTCACCTGGGACCGCCTCCAGCAGCTCAACCCGAAGCTCATCTACGCCTCCATCAAGGGTTTCGGCGACGGGCCCTACACCCACTACAAGGCCTACGAGGTCGTCGCCCAGGCCATGGGCGGCTCGATGGCCACCACCGGTTTCGAGGACGGCCCGCCGCTGGCCACCGGCGCCCAGATCGGTGACTCCGGCACCGGCATCCACACCGTGGCCGGGATCCTGGCCGCGCTGTACCAGCGGGAGCACACCGGGCGCGGGCAGCGGGTCACCGTGGCCATGCAGCACGCGGTGCTCAACCTGTGCCGGGTCAAGCTGCGCGACCAGCAGCGCCTGACCCACGGCCCGCTCGCCGAGTACCCGAACAAGGAGTTCGGCCAGGAGGTGCCCCGCTCGGGCAACGCCTCCGGCGGCGGCCAGCCCGGCTGGGCGGTCAAGTGCGCGCCCGGCGGGCCCAACGACTACGTCTACGTGATCGTGCAGCCCGTCGGCTGGGCCCCCATCGCCAAGCTGATCGGACGGCCCGAGCTGGCCGAGGACCCCGAGTGGGCCACCCCCGAGGCGCGGCTGCCCAAGCTGGACAAGATGTTCCAGCTCATCGAGGAGTGGACGGTCCACCACACCAAGCGGGAGGTCCTGGCGATGCTCAACGCCGAGAACGTCCCGTGCGGGCCCATCCTGTCCACCCAGGAGCTCATCGACGACGAGTCCCTGGTGGCCAACGAGATGGTCGTCGAGGTGGACCACCCCGAACGCGGCCCGTTCAAGACCGTGGGCATGCCGCTGAAGCTGTCGGACTCCCCGGCCAAGGTCGAGCGCTCGCCGCTGCTCGGCGAGCACAACGAGGACGTCTACGTCAAGCAGCTCGGGCTCACCGGCACCGAGCTGGCACAACTGCGGGCGAACGGAGTGATCTGAGGCGATGTCCTCCTACGACAAGGCCGTGGTGCGCGAGGTCCTGGACAAGGCCCGCGCGCAGGGACGTGAGGCGCTGTCCGCGCCCGAGGGCAAGCTGCTCTGCGACGCCTACGGCATCCCCACCCCGGGCGAGGGACTGGCCACCACGGCCGAGGACGCGGCCGGTGTGGCCGCCGCGATCGGCTTCCCGGTGGTCATGAAGATCGTCTCGCCGGACATCCTGCACAAGACCGAGGCGGGCGGGGTCGTCGTCGGGGTCGCCGACGAGAGCGCGGCCCACGAGGCGTTCGAGACGATCGTGGCCAACGCCAAGGCCTACCAGGCCGACGCCGAGATCACCGGCGTGCAGGTGCAGGCGATGGTCGGCGGTGGCCAGGAGGTCATCATCGGCGCCACCACCGACGACTCCTTCGGCAAGATCGTGGTGTTCGGCCTCGGCGGTGTGCTGGTGGAGGTCCTCAAGGACGTCACCTTCCGCCTGGCCCCGCTCGAACCCGCCGAGGCGCGGGTGATGGTCACCGACATCAAGGCCGTGGAGATCCTGCACGGGGTGCGCGGGGCCGAGCCGGTCGACCTGGACGCGCTGGCCGACGTGGTCCGGCGCCTGGGCGACCTGGTCACCGACTTCCCGGAGATCCGCGAGCTCGACCTCAACCCGGTGTTCGCCTCCGCCGACGGCGCGATCGCCGCGGACGTGCGGGTGCTTGTGCAGACCGGTGAGCTCACCGACAGGCACGTGTACTCCGACGAGGACATCATCCGGGTGATGAACCGGCTGATGAAGCCCAGGAACGTCGCCGTGATCGGGGCCTCCGCCGAGGAGGGCAAGATCGGCAACTCGGTGCTGAGGAACCTGGTCAACGGCGGTTACCAGGGCGGCATCCACCCGATCAACCCCAAGGCGGACGAGATCCTGGGCCACAAGGCGTTCAAGGCCATCGGCGACGTGCCGGTGGACGTGGACGTGGCGGTGTTCGCCATCCCGGCCAAGTTCGTGGCCGGTGCCCTGGAGGAGTGCGGCCGCAAGGGCGTGCCCGCCGCGGTGCTCATCCCCTCCGGCTTCGCCGAGACCGGCAACCAGGAGCTCCAGGACGAGGTCGTGGCCATCGCCCGGAAGTACGGCATCCGCCTGCTCGGGCCCAACATCTACGGCTACTACTACACCCCCGAGAACCTGTGCGCGACCTTCTGCACCCCCTACGACGTGCGGGGCGGGGTGGCGCTGACCTCGCAGTCCGGCGGCATCGGCATGGCCATCCTGGGCTTCTCCCGCACCACCAAGATGGGTGTCTCCGCAATCGTCGGTCTGGGCAACAAGTCCGACGTGGACGAGGACGACCTGCTCACCTTCTTCGAGCAGGACGACAACACCCAGTGCGTGGCGATGCACCTGGAGGACCTGAAGAACGGCCGCGCGTTTGTGCACGCGGCCAAGCGGATGACCAAGAAGAAGCCGGTCGTCGTGCTCAAGGCGGGCCGTACCTCGGCGGGGGCGAAGGCCGCCAGTTCGCACACCGGTGCCCTGGCCGGTGACGACAAGGTCTACGACGACATCCTGCGCCAGGCCGGTGTGGTGCGGGCACCCGGCCTCAACGAGATGCTCGAGTACGCCCGGGGCCTGCCGCTGCTGCCCACCCCGAAGGGCGAGAACGTCGTCATCATCACCGGCGCGGGCGGTTCGGGCGTGCTGCTCTCCGACGCCTGCGTGGACAACGGCCTGTCCCTGATGGAGATCCCGGACGACCTGGACGCGGCCTTCCGGGAGTTCATCCCGCCCTTCGGCGCGGCGGGCAACCCGATCGACATCACCGGCGGCGAACCGCCGTCCACCTACGAGGCCACCATCCGGCTCGGCTTGGAGGACCCCCGGATCCACGCCCTCATCCTCGGCTACTGGCACACCATCGTCACCCCGCCGATGGTCTTCGCCGAGGTGACCGCCCGGGTGGTCGAACAGGCCCGCGCGAAGGGCATCGACAAGCCGGTCGTGGCCTCGCTGGCGGGCGACGTGGAGGTCGAGCGGGCCAGTGGATACCTGTTCGACCACCGTGTTGTCGCCTATCCGTACACCACCGAGCTCCCGGTCGCGGTGCTGGGAGCCAAGTACCGCTGGGCGCGCTCGGCGGGACTGATCGAACGGTAGGGCTCTTCGGCTGGCGGTGTGGCTCCCCCCTGTCAGCCCGCCGGGGAGCCGTGCTGCCATGCCATGAGGAGGTCAACGGGCGGAGTCCGAGAGTTCTCGTGGAAGAGGTAGCTCAACATGGATTCTTCGAACACCCCGAGCGCGGGGTCGTCGGCGAGCGGGGTCAGCGATCCCGTGGCCGGTGGTCAGGAACGCGTGTGGAGAGCCGGTCGGCTCGATCCCATGCCCATCCGGAAGCTGCCCGACGCGCCGCCGTCGGTGCACCTCATCGGTCCGACGGTGTTCCTGGTGGCACTGGGCGTCGGCATGGGCGAGTCCTACATGTGGCCGCGCCTGGTGCTGATCTTCGGACCGGAGATCCGGTGGCTGTTCCTCATCGGCGTCACCTTGCAGGCGGTGGTGATGCTGGAGATGGCCCGCTACGCGATGGCCACCGGCGAGAGCATCTTCGCCGGGGCGGCGCGGGTCTTCAAACCCGTCATGTGGTTCTTCTTCGTCGTGGCGATCGCGGTCTACATCTGGCCGGGCCACCTGTCGGCGGGCATGTCGGCGCTGGAGAAGATCACCGGGATTCCCTGGCAGGCCAGCGCGATCGCCGGGCTCGTGCTCGTGGGCGTGGTCTTCAGCCTGGCCAAGGTGATCTACAACCTGCTGGAGAACGTGCTGTCCATCCTGATCGGCCTGCTGGTCGTGGGCACCGCGGTGGCGGCGGCGTTCGTGGGCACGTGGCAGGACCTGGCCACCACCATCACCGGTATGTTCAGCTTCGGCTACCTGCCCAGCGAGGTGTTCACCCCGACCTGGTTCCCGATCATCGTGGGCGCCATCGCCTTCGCCGGGCCCTCGGGCATGCAGCAGATGTGGTACACGCTGCACCTGCGCGACTCCGGGGCCGGGATGGGCGCGCACATCC
Proteins encoded in this region:
- a CDS encoding thiamine pyrophosphate-binding protein; the protein is MAQTAQALPQSASTPVEVTESKTISGGHLVAKALKAEGVDVVFTLCGGHIIDIYDGCADEGIELIDVRHEQVAAHAADGYARITGKPGCAVVTAGPGTTDAVTGVANALRAESPMLLIGGQGALTQHKMGSLQDLPHVDMMTPITKFAATVPDTARAADMVSMAFRECYAGAPGPAFLEIPRDVLDASVPVEKARIPREGAYRASTRSLGDPADVERLADLLVKSEKPCILLGSQVWTTRGTDAALDLVRGLNIPAYMNGAGRGTLPPGDPHHYQLSRRYAFTNADLIIIVGTPFDFRMGYGKRLSAAATVVQIDLDYRTVGKNRDVDLGIVGDAGLVLAQVFAATTGRTNNGAANRKAWLEELRAVEEQSLAKRMPRQLSTANPIDPYRLVHEINEFLTEDSIYIGDGGDIVTFSGQVVQPKSPGHWMDPGPLGTLGVGIPFVLAAKYARPDKEVVALFGDGAFSLTGWDFETLVRYNLPFVGIVGNNSSMNQIRYGQAAKYGQDRARLGNTLGDVKYDQFAKMLGGYGEEVRDPADIRPALERARSSGLPSLVNVWVDPDVYAPGTMNQTMYK
- the frc gene encoding formyl-CoA transferase, with translation MAQALDGVRVLDMTHVQSGPSATQILAWLGADVVKLEAPTGDITRKQLRDLPEVDSLYFTMLNCNKRSITLNMKSGAGKELFTKLVSDVDILVENFGPGAVDRMGFTWDRLQQLNPKLIYASIKGFGDGPYTHYKAYEVVAQAMGGSMATTGFEDGPPLATGAQIGDSGTGIHTVAGILAALYQREHTGRGQRVTVAMQHAVLNLCRVKLRDQQRLTHGPLAEYPNKEFGQEVPRSGNASGGGQPGWAVKCAPGGPNDYVYVIVQPVGWAPIAKLIGRPELAEDPEWATPEARLPKLDKMFQLIEEWTVHHTKREVLAMLNAENVPCGPILSTQELIDDESLVANEMVVEVDHPERGPFKTVGMPLKLSDSPAKVERSPLLGEHNEDVYVKQLGLTGTELAQLRANGVI
- a CDS encoding acetate--CoA ligase family protein, which gives rise to MSSYDKAVVREVLDKARAQGREALSAPEGKLLCDAYGIPTPGEGLATTAEDAAGVAAAIGFPVVMKIVSPDILHKTEAGGVVVGVADESAAHEAFETIVANAKAYQADAEITGVQVQAMVGGGQEVIIGATTDDSFGKIVVFGLGGVLVEVLKDVTFRLAPLEPAEARVMVTDIKAVEILHGVRGAEPVDLDALADVVRRLGDLVTDFPEIRELDLNPVFASADGAIAADVRVLVQTGELTDRHVYSDEDIIRVMNRLMKPRNVAVIGASAEEGKIGNSVLRNLVNGGYQGGIHPINPKADEILGHKAFKAIGDVPVDVDVAVFAIPAKFVAGALEECGRKGVPAAVLIPSGFAETGNQELQDEVVAIARKYGIRLLGPNIYGYYYTPENLCATFCTPYDVRGGVALTSQSGGIGMAILGFSRTTKMGVSAIVGLGNKSDVDEDDLLTFFEQDDNTQCVAMHLEDLKNGRAFVHAAKRMTKKKPVVVLKAGRTSAGAKAASSHTGALAGDDKVYDDILRQAGVVRAPGLNEMLEYARGLPLLPTPKGENVVIITGAGGSGVLLSDACVDNGLSLMEIPDDLDAAFREFIPPFGAAGNPIDITGGEPPSTYEATIRLGLEDPRIHALILGYWHTIVTPPMVFAEVTARVVEQARAKGIDKPVVASLAGDVEVERASGYLFDHRVVAYPYTTELPVAVLGAKYRWARSAGLIER